In the genome of Arthrobacter alpinus, the window AGTTTTGGCCAAGGTCCCGGCTCAAGCCTCCGACGGCAGCAAGGGATTCCGCGTTGCCCGCTTCATTGGCGTTGACGGTCCGCGTTGGTTCCTCCGTGGCGTCCTGGGCGGCACCGCCGCAGTTGACAGTGACGCCGCAAAGGACCTGGAGGACCTGTTCCGGGGCGTTGTGGTGGTGCGCGGCGAAACACCGCTGCCCCCGCGTGACCTGTTGCTGCTGCGCCTGCCCAAGGACGCCGTCGCAGGGCCACAGGGACAGGTGGCTGCCGACCACGCAACCCCCGCACAGGGTGGCGAGCCGTTCCGTCGCGGACCTGAAATCACGGCGATCGGCTAACTTTGGCGCCCATGCACCAAGGTGACTGGCCCGAACCCGTTGCCATTAGTGACCTGCCACGGCGTGGCCGGGCTATTTGCACGGGAGTCATTGACGCCGTCACGATCCTGCCGGCGTCGATCGCCCCGGCTTACACGGTCATCATGACCGACAGGGAATTTCACCGTGTCGCCAACGATGGCGGCAGTCACCGCCTACGCCTGGTCTGGATTGGCCGACGCCGGATGCCCGGTATTATTGCCGGCACCCGATTGCGTGTTGAGGGGATGGTCTCGCTCCGCGATGGCCTGCCCACAATGTACAACCCACGCTACGAAATCATTGGAATTCAGGAGAGCTAGTTGAGTCAGCAGAGCCCCGAGGAAACCTCGCCCAGCGATGAGGCCAGCAATTCCAGCGGCGACGGCGCATCTGTGCCGCCCGAACGCCCAATTGCCGAGGGGCAGCCGGCCGGAGCCTTTGCCGGGATCGCCCAGGAAATGGCCGCCAAAAATCCACTGGTCCGCAAGGACAATGGGCATATTGACCTATTGGCCGCTGCCGGGGGAGTCAGGGGAATCGCCGAGAGCATTCTGCCTGGCCTGGTCTTCCTCGTAGCGTTCACCGTGACCCGAGACCTGACCACCGCCCTGGTCGGTTCCGTTGCCATGGCAGCGGTATTTCTCGTTGCCCGACTGATCCAGCGGACACCCTTGACGCAGGCCCTGGCCGGTATTGTCGGCGTCGCACTTTCAGCGTTTCTGGCCATGAAAACCGGCAAAGCCGAGAACTACTATCTGGTGGGTTTTTACACCAACGCCGGATACATTGCGGCCCTGGTAGTTTCCATTGCCGTGCGCTGGCCTGTT includes:
- a CDS encoding OB-fold nucleic acid binding domain-containing protein, giving the protein MHQGDWPEPVAISDLPRRGRAICTGVIDAVTILPASIAPAYTVIMTDREFHRVANDGGSHRLRLVWIGRRRMPGIIAGTRLRVEGMVSLRDGLPTMYNPRYEIIGIQES
- a CDS encoding DUF3159 domain-containing protein, producing MSQQSPEETSPSDEASNSSGDGASVPPERPIAEGQPAGAFAGIAQEMAAKNPLVRKDNGHIDLLAAAGGVRGIAESILPGLVFLVAFTVTRDLTTALVGSVAMAAVFLVARLIQRTPLTQALAGIVGVALSAFLAMKTGKAENYYLVGFYTNAGYIAALVVSIAVRWPVLGLLFGYARNEGLRWRGEPERLRAYRAATWILVGVMAARLVVQLPLYLTEHVDALGAMRLIMGVPLYAFGLWIAWLISRPVGQAKDS